CAAGTCACGGCGTTCTTATCCTTGGCGTCAGCGCCCAGCGCCGTTACGCGGCCCTTCGCGTCGGTGTCGGCCCACAAGGGTTTCTCGTCGTCGACGTGTGATGTTAAAGCCAGCCCGGCGGCCGCCTTCGCCGTGCGGCATCCCTTGATGAAGCGCGCGACGTCCTCGGGCCGGATCAGGGCGTCCACAGTGCTCACCACGAACTCCTCTTCCGTTTCCGCCAGCCGGAGGGACACCAGCCGGAAGGACTCGAAAGAGGAGGCGGTATCCGCCGTCACGAAATCGAAATCCACGTCGGGGAAAGCCGCCGTGAGATAGGGGGCGACCTCGCCCCCGCGCGTGTTCGTCAAAACGACG
Above is a genomic segment from Elusimicrobiota bacterium containing:
- a CDS encoding NTP transferase domain-containing protein, with protein sequence MKAAIIAAGEGSRLSRLPAIKPMIMIAAKPLIYWVVAGLRSSGCEDIVVLTNTRGGEVAPYLTAAFPDVDFDFVTADTASSFESFRLVSLRLAETEEEFVVSTVDALIRPEDVARFIKGCRTAKAAAGLALTSHVDDEKPLWADTDAKGRVTALGADAKDKNAVT